The region GGAGGTCACCTTCCCTGaaacattcctttctcttcttgccaACTTCCTTCGTATAAAATCTTCCCACCTTTTCAGACCTCCTTTCTACTTACCAGAAGGGATGCGACCTGATTCTAGAATCACTTAAAACCAGTTATATCTTCAACGGTGAGAAGTCAGAGATGTGAAGgagctggggttggggtgggacagggaaggaaatacctggggtggggggtcacagggcaggagggacagagaggcagcaggtgcagggccgGTGCTGGGAGCTGGGTGTTTTCCTGGGTTACTGTGTGGGTGAGAAGAAAGGGCTGAGAGGTGGCGCCACTTCTCCAGACCACACAGGACTTGTTCTGTAGCATCTGAAtcagggggcgggggcaggatgGGCGCTGGTGACAGGGAGAagctggaggccagaggggaggcagagcaggaggggaagTGAGACTGAGTAGGTGGTCCAAGGCCTAGGGAGGAGCACATTTGCATTGTGGTAGAGACTCAGGGAAGGGTTGTGTGTGGAGAGGAAGTcagaggagaggggctgggagggggtctGTGTGTGAGGACAGACGTCAAAGAGTGACTTTGCAAGAGAAAGAACATCTGCAAACACAATGCTGTTCCTGCAACTTGTGGGGTTGGCAGTTCTCCTCCCAGGGGGTGACAGCGAAGATGGTGAGAGCTCCGGTCCTGTCTAGTGGCTACAGGACcagagagtgtgagtgtgtgtgtgtgtgtgattctgaGTGTGTatacttgtgtgtatgtgtttctttgTAGGTTCTTTTGTGTTAGTGTGTTTGTGCATATGTCCTTCTGTGCAAttgtccctgtgtgtgtgcacgggtggtgtgggtgtgtgggttcCCCAGCACAGACCTGGGCAGGGAGAGAGTCCGCCTGCTTTCTGAGCATCCCCggccccagggccctgtgctCTCCTGAAGGATGGGTGCGAGGCTCGGGCTCGGGGGCAGCATGTGTCTCCTGAGACGCCTATGGCTTCTCTGTCCTCCAGATTTTGGGTCCCGTCCCTGGCCCCATAGTCTccactccctctccttcccaatgtcctcctcttcctcagtctATCTGTCCTTTTCCCGCAGCCTTCCAGGGGCCAGTCTCCTTCCAAGTCATCCTGACCTCATCCCTCTACAACCGTTCCTCAACACGAAATCAAGGCTCAGCTTGGCTGAATGAGCTGCAGACTCACGGCTGGGACAGCAAGACGGGCGCTTTCATTTTCCTGTGGACTTGGTCCACGGGCAACCTAAGCAATGAGGAGCTCATTATAGCGGAAAGGTCCTTCTATTCAAACACCATTCAACTTCCTCTGTGTTTTCATAACTACTCCAGTGACTGGCAGCTTGAATGTGAGTTCAGTTCCCTCTGGGTGGAGGCTGGTCTGCGTGTGTCCTGGGATCCTTCTTCCTCCAGGAAAGAGGCTCCATTGGCTTCTGAATCTCATGTGTCCCCATCACGAAGCTGAATCCCACCAGTGTGGGCAGAGCGTGGAGCCAGACCCCGATTGTTGAAAAGCTTCACATCTTCTGCTCCATCCCGCTCCTCCCATTGACCACAGGCTGGGCTTTCCCGTCCCACTAGTTCTCCCAGGACCACCCCTTTCCTTGGCCTCCAACCAGGCAGCTCTGGTCCTCGCTCCTTGACTGTGAGTCTGGTGACTGACTCCTTGATCTGTGTGCTTTTCTCCCCACCCGTTCCCAGCAGCGATGTCTCTCTATGCGACCCTGTCACCCCCTGTGCTCCCTTCACCCTCCGTTGTTTCTAGCCCAGCTCTCCCACCAAGCACTTCCCTATTCTCTTCCCACCACCTTCATGTCTCTCCTCCAACATTCAGTCCTCAGTCACTTACTTGCTCCTCTGTATCCACCACCACTTCCCCTTTCTGTGAGCCTCCCTTCAAATCAAACTTACGTCCATTCCCTGCAATCCCCTTATCTCCAACTTTTGCATCTGCTGTCCTGGTTTCCACCCATctcatttcacttctttttctccccctgtcCTACAATTCACAGTCTCTCTTGCCCAGATCCTTTTCAGGTACAGGTGACATTAGGCTGTGAGCTGCACTTTGGGGAACCATCAGTAGGATTCATGCGGTTGACTTATCAGGGGGAAGACCTTATAAGTTTCCAGAACAAGTCATGGTGGCCATCTCCAAAGGGAGGAAGTAGGGCACAGCAGGTGTGCAGACAAGTCAACGAATTGGACCATGATGACAATGAACTCACACATGAGCTCATCACTGGCTACTGTCCACGTTTCGTCTTGAGTCTTCTTGATGCGGGGAAAGCGGATCTCCAGCGACAAGGTCagtcctgctccctccctccaagATTCTGCATTTTGTGCTCAGAAATTTGTACTCTTCCTTCAAATTCAGGCTAAGAGAGAGTCAAGAGGGAGAGGGGGTGATGGTGACGGGCTTCAAGAGGCGGTAAGGTGTGTCTGTCTAACGTGATGTGAGCACCTCTCCTCAGTCTGTGAATCCCTGTCCTGTCTCCGCAGTGAGGCCTGAGGCCTGGCTGTCCActggccccagccccaggtcTGGCCGTCTGCGGCTGGCGTGCCACATCTCTGGCTTCTACCCCAAGCCTGTGTGGGTGACATGGATGCGGGGTGAGCAGGAGTAGCAGGGCACCCAGCGAGGTGACATCCTGCCCCATGCTGACGGCACGTGGTACCTTCAGGTGTCCTTGGATGTGAAAGCCAAGGAGGCGGCCGGCCTGTCCTGCCGGGTGAGACACAGCAGTCTAGGAGGCCAGGACATGGTCCTCCACTGGGGTGAGGAAGAGCTGGGGCCTGGCTGGGAAAGGGGGCACATTTTGTCCCACAGAGCAGGACAGCCAGATGAAACTTTTGGGAATCTAGGTACTCTGGACCAAAAAGAACACAATATCAGtaattcaagaaacagaaaagctgAGGGCGAAGGTCTTGCAAATGTGGGAGGATGTGGTGATTTGGGGAAGGGCCCATCTCTGAGGAGGGATGGGAGAGGATAGATGAGGAACGGTGTTCAGTGAGGTGGAGAGTGACAGGGGCGGAGAGGTCCTGGGAGGTGCAGTTCAACCAGGGGTGGATGGGAAATGACACCCTCTGTGCCCAACCCCACAGAGCAGCCCCCCTTCATGGGCTTGGTCTTCCTGGTGGTGATCGTGCTCCTGGTGCTCCTGGCAGGCTTGGCGTGGTGGCTCTGGAAGCGCTGGTGAGTCTCTGGAGCCCTCTTCCTGCTCTTTCCCACGTGTCTCCCCACCTTTCCATGTGTCCtcagccctcctgcctcccatgcccttcccctctgcagcctcccctccacctcctgcaGGGGGCCTCCTCCTTGTTCCTCCAGAAAGCCCACTGGAGACCTCAGTGCACGGACTTCCCTTCAGAGCAGGAttccagcagccccagccccaggagcGACCTAAACCCAGCTCAGTGCTGACGTCCTGGCCACTCCCTGTGCGCAACTTTATTTCACTTCTGTTTGTTGATCAGTTGTCAACATAAGCTCAACATGATTTAGTTGGATTTGTTGTTCCTATTGGTTTCGGGAATTAATTCTCAAGATTTAACTCAATGTAAAATGAAGCCCCAGCGACCTCCATGTGTCAGAGGCCTCAGATGTCACTCCCTCCAGTGAGCCCTCCCTGAGTCAGAAGCGGAAGCAGTGGTGAGAATTTCCACCACACTTTACTCCACTTTGGGGATTCTATTCCTGCCCCTCAGCCCTATTGCCCCGTGTGGTTCCCTATTCCCttctaatttttatgattttgaggCAAAGTCCAtatctttttaataattgtatCCTTGGCAAGGAGAGTCCCCAGTATGGATTATGTCCCCAATAAAAATATCCACTGAATTTGTGCTAAATCCATagtgtttttctgtgttttttcttttccttcctgacaTATTTATAGTAGTTGAGATGcttcattctcttctttaaagGTCCTTTCACCTGAATGAGGCAGTTCACACTTGACCTGTTCCCATTGACCTTCTAGGCCTCTAAGTTGAATCAAGTTTGCCTGGGAGGGTGTCTATTATTTAACCACAGACACCCATTGGATTGGACCCATTGCTCCAAGTATTCTGAATTAAAAGTGGAAGGCAGGATGCTtgctgtggggggcaggggggggggctcaggggcagcagcagagatGTCACCTATAGGGTCTTGGGCTCAGCTGAGACTCACTGGACCACAATTTCTACTTTTGCAAAATCAGCAGAGGATTCCCAGGGACCTAAATGTGATGCCTGAGAGGGAGCAGTGCAGTGTGTCCCTGGGGAAAAGGGTTGCTCCAGGAAAGAGAGCCCGAGCGTTGTGGTCAGGGATGAATGGGGACCCAGCAAGGAGCGCGCACACAGTGCCTCCTGGCATTCCCAGCTGCGGAGTTGCGGTCCTCAGGTCAGCAATGGTGAGCCATTGTTCCTGGGGAGATGCTCAGTGGGCTCCTGGGAGACTCTGCTCACAACACCTTCCACCTGATGACCACACAGCCTGGTTTTACGTGTTTCAGTTTTAAGACAGTTTCTCTAATGCATAGGTGTATTTGTACACATTTTATCTTATGGAGAATTTCCCGATACTGAATTACCAGCTCAGAAGTGTGTAACATTTCCCAGTTTGGGTACTTGACTGTCCGCGTCTTTGGCATCAGCCCCACAGTTGTGTTCCcacaatgtttttattattttattttattttattttattttattttattttattttttattttatttatttattttattttattttatttatttatttattttatttttaaacatttattttttttattcatagagacacacagagagataaagaggcagagacacaggcagagggagaagcaggctccgtgcagggagcctgatatgggacttgatcccgggacccaagGTCACACCCTGAGGTGGAGatggtgctaaacccgctgagccacccgggctgccccccacaatgtttttagaaacaaacaagaaatggTCATCATCTcaccaatccatgaacatagctcctttcccctttctcatGGCATCATCACAGGGTCCTCGTTACTTTAGCACTTTCTGGGGTGGATCCACCCCAGGACATCATGATTGTCCTGCCCCTTTTCCTGGATTTACTGCACTGTAGCTTCATTAGCACTGAGCTCATGGCCACAGCTCTGCACCGGGGTCTGAGCAAGCCTGCTGTACACATGCATATTGTCTGTGAGGCACATCCCACCTTCCTGTGCTTAGGTCATCAGTCAGCTCCGGGGCCCTGGGCTTCAGGCACTTTTTAAACAGTGATATCACCTAGAAGGACCATGAAAATGAGGAAACATGGCACCAATAGACCATGAACAAGATCCACATTTACAGTGTGGGAATTAACAGGGGAATCCGAGGGGCACCTGAGGTGGGTGACACGTCAGGCCACTCTTTGTGTCCATGAACAGTGGTGGGTTCATGTGTCTAGGGCTGCAAGTCAATGTCCCCAGGTAGGTCTATCAGCCCAGAGTCCACGAATAAGGAAATGGATGCTTTGTGACCAATGACCTCCATGGCAGTGCGAGCGGAGACATCCACAGCCTGACTTCAGTTACTCTAGATCTCGTTAATTAGCTAAAATAATCATTCTCAAGCCCTGATCTTGCAGCAGGGACATTTAATGTCACGTAGTGGGGAGGAAAAGGTCATCATTGCCTCTGGAGTGTTAAAATTTTGCTTTCCGAATCTATTTACCTGTTTCATTGTGTTTCTATctagtttcttccttccttccctccttcattccttttttccttctccttttctttccatttgctctcttccttccttttccttcctctcttcacttcccattccttccttctttcttttctattttatccttGAATTTCGAAATTTTCGAAAGTTTCTCAAATATATCgttttaaattaaaaggaaaaaaaatattcatacagAAGAGATTCGACTTATCTGCTTTGaagaaatacattaaagaaaatggaaggttaaaaaaaaatcacaccccAAATATGGTTTAGCGAATGTTTTCTTAAGtcttaaattaaaaggaaaaaaagaactcatttaCACAGAAGAGATTCGACTTATCTGCTTTGAAGAATTATGTTAAACAAAatggaaggttaaaaaaaaaagcaaagacactTAAGATTTGTATTTGTCCTTAGCAAGTCCAGTTTTAAATGGGCTTTCGGGTCTTTGCACTTGATCAGGATTATCTCTCTGGAATTTGCATTTGAAAGGAATTCCTGGAGATCTCCCCGCAGAACTCCACGTATTTATAGTTGGGAGACCCTGGAGAAAATATAAGCAAGCCCTTTCTAGAAGGACTTTGGATCTTTTAAGGTCAGAATGTTTAGGATGCATGTAAGATGTTCCGATTAAAAAAGGACTGTTGGTCTTTGACTTGCTTTTGGAACCACGCTCCTGGCCCATAGACTAGAGGTGTTGAAAGAGGAAGAGCTGTTTTTAGTTTCCCAAAGAATTTCCGAATTGCCTGACAAATATCAAAGGACTGACACATCCGTCCACCTGTGAGAAAGTCCTCTTTTCCTCTGGGGACCTTTAGCTTAGGAGAGGAGGCCTGAAGTAGTTTCCCTCAGCTCTGAACATCAGCTTTTACTTTGGCCAAAGTTCTGATGATGGATTTATGACATTTTTCAAAGTATCCTAGCAGGACGTGGCTGGGACAGCGGTAAAGGGCGCTGGCAGCGCAACCTTATGGAGCCGAGAGGCATCCACAGAAATCCTCCCTTTACCAGGCCTGGAGGCACCCCAAAGATCGCCAAGGAAAGACCCAacaggggggggatccctgggtggctcagcggtttggcgcctgcctttggcccagggtgtgatcctggagtcccgggattgagtctcatgtcgggctcccggcagggagcctgcttctccctctgcctgtgtctctgcctctctctctctctctctctgtctatcatgaataaataaataaaatcttaaaaaaaaaaaaagaaaagaaagacccaACAACCCGCGTGTCCCAGGCAGCAGAAAGTCAAACCGTGATCTTAGGACGTCAAAGTGGATGAGCGGGAAGGAAATAGTTATTTTGAGAAAGGATTAGTAGTCAATGGGTTTGGATTTGGCAAGAAAGGGCTAATGCGAACTTGTATTTAATTCCCTGTCTGCTGGGCTCAGGAAGTAATCGGTTTAAAACAACTCTGGAGGACCCTCCCTCGGttggaagaaatattttgctGTGGCCCTTTGCTCGGTCTTTGACCAAGGAGTGGAAAAAGTACACTTTCAAGTGCACTTCTTCAATGAACGCTGTCTGATTGGAAGGTTCCCCGTAGCGCCCACTGTCAGTCTAGGTCAGTTGTAGTATGTACACTTACCCTGCTCCATGACTCCAGCTTCCAGGACTGAGGTTCTTAGACATGAGCTGAGCAGTGtcgtgcccaagattgcgaatccgagaaaccaccgaggagcctaCACCCATGTAAGTGCACGAGGGTTTActtgcaagctcgagcttgggtccaagtatactcgacacagcagagcagggacttggaccccgaagtgggttacagctgggttttttatgggctggtctaggggattttcagaagggggggaggaatttctcaagttctgtttacattctgatatggggctttcatgGGCATTGagttctgttctcattctaatatgggactttctgccacgggtgtgggctctgttgtctttctgatatgggattccctgccaagggcaattctgcagtttttcctgtaaagttcagcctTATTCAtgggggcctaagatggctgtacctGTGCTAACGCTAAAcgtgaggtggaatggccttaatttctCTCGGCCTCCACAAGCAGGTGCTCCTGAGGGTGACATGCTTGACTGTTTAGAATGTAAGGACCTCATGAAGCCTCTGGGTTTCCTAGAGCTGCAGTAATAGCTACAAAGGACGGGCCATGGGGTTGGGGTTGTGCATGGGCTACGGTGCACCTCATTGCTCAGTTTTCTTGAGGTTGGCAGGTGACCGAGTGTCAATCTGACCCATATGGTGACCAACTTCTGTCTCAGGAGCCTTCTGGGGGATGGCAAGGGCTCTAACAGCCTTTCAGTGCTCCAACACTCCCAACTTTGGGGCTGTTTGACCCCTGAGATCCCTCTAGCAACTGCCTTCATTTACACACACCAAGACAACAAACATGCACCTACCTATAGGATCTGGCCATAAGAAGGCCCCAAGCACCATCAACTCCCCTGCGACCTTGTGGAAGCTGTGCCCCCAAGAGTTTGGTCTCAAAGGCTAGGGGTGTGGCCTTGGCAGACCCTCCTGGCAGCTCTGTGTGTTCCAGGGAAGGCTGCAGGCCCCGGGTGGCTCCAGGCGTAAGCGCCTGCAAGCTCCAGCTGACCCTGCCTGGAAAAGAAATCCAATTGGATTGGGAATGCCAGCGAGCGGGGCTCCGGGCCAGGAGCTTACCCGCGGTCCTTGGGAAGGTGGGAAACGCAGTGAggttcaagggtgcctgggttcCTGCTGTGTTTCTCCGGGTCCCTCAAGGCTGCTGGAAGCTCACTTGGGATCCCACCGTTACCACCAAATctactaaataataaaattcaaacaagTACTTTTGAAAATCTAATTGGCTCTATTGAATGATTCATGAATCGGCAGGACCCACCTTGGAAGTAGGGAGGCACTAGGGGGAGTTGTacaatatggaatattttatagGCCAAGGTGAGGCCAGGCAGCTATTAGCAAAAGAGAAGGAGCGTTCCAACACCCAGGCCTGCTTTTTAGGTGGAGGAGCAAAGGGTGTTATCACGCACATGACCTCATCTACCTTTTGAGTGGAGAGGACTCAGGTGATGGACTCGTTGGCTCtgatggaaagaaatatttactgacatTGACTGGCTAAGGCTACATTTCTGGTGGGGTTCAATTAGTTAGGATGGGTATGAAGCCCCCGTGTGCAGACTCCATTCAGGGCATCATTCTGGACAAACAATTTTCTAATAGGAAGAACCTCATGGAGAACTGTCCCAGTCTCTAGCACCCGACCAGCAGAGCTGCCCTTGGTACCCGGCTGGCTCCCTGCTTGCGA is a window of Vulpes lagopus strain Blue_001 chromosome 11, ASM1834538v1, whole genome shotgun sequence DNA encoding:
- the LOC121501316 gene encoding T-cell surface glycoprotein CD1a-like isoform X1, whose translation is MLFLQLVGLAVLLPGGDSEDAFQGPVSFQVILTSSLYNRSSTRNQGSAWLNELQTHGWDSKTGAFIFLWTWSTGNLSNEELIIAERSFYSNTIQLPLCFHNYSSDWQLEYPFQVQVTLGCELHFGEPSVGFMRLTYQGEDLISFQNKSWWPSPKGGSRAQQVCRQVNELDHDDNELTHELITGYCPRFVLSLLDAGKADLQRQVRPEAWLSTGPSPRSGRLRLACHISGFYPKPVWVTWMRGVLGCESQGGGRPVLPGETQQSRRPGHGPPLGAAPLHGLGLPGGDRAPGAPGRLGVVALEALGASSLFLQKAHWRPQCTDFPSEQDSSSPSPRSDLNPAQC
- the LOC121501316 gene encoding T-cell surface glycoprotein CD1a-like isoform X2, coding for MLFLQLVGLAVLLPGGDSEDAFQGPVSFQVILTSSLYNRSSTRNQGSAWLNELQTHGWDSKTGAFIFLWTWSTGNLSNEELIIAERSFYSNTIQLPLCFHNYSSDWQLEYPFQVQVTLGCELHFGEPSVGFMRLTYQGEDLISFQNKSWWPSPKGGSRAQQVCRQVNELDHDDNELTHELITGYCPRFVLSLLDAGKADLQRQVRPEAWLSTGPSPRSGRLRLACHISGFYPKPVWVTWMRGVLGCESQGGGRPVLPGETQQSRRPGHGPPLGAAPLHGLGLPGGDRAPGAPGRLGVVALEALKAHWRPQCTDFPSEQDSSSPSPRSDLNPAQC
- the LOC121501316 gene encoding T-cell surface glycoprotein CD1a-like isoform X3; amino-acid sequence: MLFLQLVGLAVLLPGGDSEDAFQGPVSFQVILTSSLYNRSSTRNQGSAWLNELQTHGWDSKTGAFIFLWTWSTGNLSNEELIIAERSFYSNTIQLPLCFHNYSSDWQLEYPFQVQVTLGCELHFGEPSVGFMRLTYQGEDLISFQNKSWWPSPKGGSRAQQVCRQVNELDHDDNELTHELITGYCPRFVLSLLDAGKADLQRQVRPEAWLSTGPSPRSGRLRLACHISGFYPKPVWVTWMRGVLGCESQGGGRPVLPEQPPFMGLVFLVVIVLLVLLAGLAWWLWKR